In Reichenbachiella agarivorans, one genomic interval encodes:
- the metK gene encoding methionine adenosyltransferase: protein MPYLFTSESVSEGHPDKVADQISDALLDHFLAFDNQSKVACETLVTTGLTVLSGEVKTKSYVDVQQVARNVINKIGYTKGEYQFDGNSCGVISAIHEQSPDINQGVERASEEEQGAGDQGMMFGYATNETENYMPLALDLSHMLLIELAKLRREGKEIPYLRPDAKSQVTIEYSDDNKPVRIDAIVISTQHDDFAEEAAMLDKIKKDIKEILIPRVVAQLAPEIAALFNSDIKYHINPTGKFVIGGPHGDTGLTGRKIIVDTYGGKGAHGGGAFSGKDPSKVDRSAAYATRHIAKNMVAAGVADEILVQVSYAIGVAEPMGIFVNTYGTAKVNMKDGEIAKKISEIFNMRPAALIKRLKLMNPIYSETAAYGHMGRTPEIKTVEFFSPAGSVKQEVETFTWEKLDYVDQVKSAFGL from the coding sequence ATGCCATATTTATTTACATCAGAGTCTGTGTCTGAAGGACACCCAGACAAGGTAGCCGATCAAATCTCTGACGCGCTATTGGATCATTTTTTAGCTTTTGACAATCAGTCAAAAGTTGCATGCGAAACTTTAGTAACTACAGGCTTGACTGTACTGAGTGGCGAAGTGAAGACCAAATCGTATGTGGACGTACAGCAAGTAGCTCGTAACGTGATCAACAAAATCGGATACACCAAAGGTGAATACCAGTTTGATGGTAATAGCTGTGGTGTGATCTCTGCCATTCATGAGCAGTCTCCAGATATCAACCAAGGTGTAGAAAGAGCTTCTGAAGAAGAACAAGGTGCTGGTGACCAAGGAATGATGTTTGGTTATGCAACCAACGAAACAGAAAATTATATGCCATTGGCACTAGATCTGTCTCACATGCTGTTGATCGAATTGGCCAAACTCAGAAGAGAAGGAAAAGAGATTCCTTATTTGAGACCTGATGCCAAGTCTCAGGTAACTATCGAATACAGTGATGACAATAAACCTGTAAGAATTGATGCAATTGTGATCTCTACACAGCATGATGATTTTGCAGAAGAAGCAGCCATGCTCGACAAAATCAAAAAGGATATCAAGGAAATATTGATCCCAAGAGTCGTAGCACAACTGGCTCCAGAAATTGCAGCGCTATTCAACAGCGACATCAAGTACCACATCAACCCAACGGGTAAATTCGTAATCGGTGGACCTCACGGTGATACTGGTTTGACTGGACGTAAAATCATCGTAGATACCTACGGAGGCAAAGGCGCTCACGGTGGAGGTGCATTCTCAGGTAAAGATCCTTCAAAAGTAGATAGATCAGCTGCCTATGCAACCAGACACATTGCCAAAAACATGGTGGCGGCAGGTGTAGCTGACGAAATATTGGTACAAGTGTCTTATGCGATCGGAGTAGCGGAACCAATGGGTATCTTTGTGAACACTTATGGCACAGCCAAAGTGAACATGAAGGATGGAGAGATTGCTAAAAAAATCTCTGAGATTTTCAACATGAGACCTGCTGCACTGATCAAAAGGTTGAAATTGATGAATCCTATCTATTCGGAAACTGCGGCCTATGGTCACATGGGTAGAACCCCTGAAATCAAAACTGTAGAGTTCTTTAGTCCAGCGGGTTCGGTCAAACAAGAGGTGGAGACATTTACTTGGGAAAAACTGGATTATGTAGACCAAGTAAAATCTGCATTTGGATTATAA
- a CDS encoding SAM-dependent methyltransferase, giving the protein MKGKLYLIPTVIADDTEESVLSPQIKEVVAGLDYFLVENVRTARRYISKLKLGLVIENLAFELLDKKTKREVIDQYLEKVMHGKDVGVISESGCPGVADPGAEAVALAHQKGIQVVPLVGPSSILMALMGSGFNGQSFAFHGYIPIKKPDLIAKIKDMEKNALQLGQTQLFMDTPYRNQKLFEELLSTCNGETQLSVAKGISGQEEYIKTLKIKEWKKKKIDLHKVPTIFSICS; this is encoded by the coding sequence ATGAAAGGAAAACTCTATTTGATACCCACTGTCATCGCTGATGACACAGAAGAATCGGTACTCTCACCGCAAATCAAAGAAGTGGTCGCAGGGCTTGATTATTTTTTGGTAGAAAATGTGAGGACAGCCAGGCGCTACATTAGCAAATTGAAGCTGGGCTTAGTGATCGAAAATTTGGCTTTTGAACTTTTGGATAAAAAAACCAAAAGAGAGGTTATAGATCAATACTTGGAAAAGGTGATGCATGGCAAAGATGTGGGAGTCATCTCTGAATCTGGATGTCCAGGTGTGGCCGACCCAGGAGCAGAAGCAGTCGCCTTGGCACATCAAAAAGGAATACAAGTAGTGCCTTTGGTAGGCCCTTCTTCTATACTGATGGCATTGATGGGTTCAGGATTCAACGGACAATCTTTTGCCTTTCATGGGTATATACCCATCAAAAAACCTGATTTGATCGCCAAAATCAAGGACATGGAAAAAAATGCCCTTCAGCTGGGACAAACCCAACTATTCATGGATACGCCCTATCGCAATCAAAAATTATTTGAAGAGCTCCTTTCTACTTGTAATGGAGAAACCCAGCTCTCAGTAGCCAAGGGAATCAGTGGACAGGAGGAATACATCAAGACTTTAAAAATTAAAGAGTGGAAAAAGAAAAAAATAGATCTGCATAAAGTACCTACAATATTTTCAATTTGCTCTTAA
- a CDS encoding alpha/beta fold hydrolase, which yields MQLLNYKTFGEGQPLIIIHGFLGSLDNWLTLGKKFSEDFQVFLIDQRNHGKSFHSDKWDYDAMVEDLEYFIDELGIENPILLGHSMGGKTVMQFTAFHASKVDKLIVADIGPKLYPPHHQQILDGLSAVPIDTIDSRQEAEDVLINYVPDLGTRTFLMKNLNRSSDGFSWKMNLPVLIKNIENVGEALSYQIPIETETLFIRGGNSNYIQDEEWHEIEEIFPHAKLETIADAGHWLHAEQPEEFYTKVMNFIQ from the coding sequence ATGCAGTTATTAAATTATAAGACTTTTGGCGAAGGCCAACCTTTAATCATCATTCATGGTTTTTTGGGGTCGCTAGACAACTGGCTGACTTTGGGGAAAAAATTTAGCGAGGACTTTCAGGTTTTTCTAATTGATCAACGCAACCATGGTAAGTCATTTCATTCTGATAAGTGGGATTATGATGCTATGGTGGAGGATTTAGAATATTTTATCGATGAACTAGGGATTGAAAACCCCATCTTATTGGGACACTCTATGGGAGGGAAAACCGTGATGCAATTTACTGCATTTCATGCGTCCAAGGTGGATAAACTCATAGTTGCCGACATTGGACCTAAACTTTACCCTCCTCACCATCAGCAAATTTTGGATGGGTTAAGTGCCGTACCGATTGATACAATTGACAGCAGACAAGAAGCCGAAGATGTCTTGATCAACTATGTGCCTGATTTAGGAACTAGAACTTTTTTGATGAAAAACCTGAATCGCTCAAGTGACGGTTTTTCATGGAAAATGAACTTGCCTGTATTAATCAAAAACATAGAAAATGTAGGTGAAGCACTGAGTTATCAAATTCCAATTGAAACAGAGACACTTTTCATTCGAGGAGGAAATTCCAATTATATTCAAGACGAAGAATGGCATGAAATCGAAGAGATATTTCCCCACGCAAAGCTTGAAACCATCGCTGATGCAGGGCATTGGTTACATGCAGAGCAGCCTGAAGAATTTTATACCAAAGTAATGAACTTTATCCAATGA
- a CDS encoding pyridoxine 5'-phosphate synthase codes for MTKLSVNVNKIATIRNARGGNNPDLIQVVKDCERFGAQGITVHPRPDERHITAQDVYQIQQVCQTEFNIEGYPDARYLKFIEEVRPAQATLVPDPPEAITSNAGWDTIQHEAYLKDIVQQIQSFGVRVSIFADPDLRIIEGAAKIGTDRIELYTEPYATGYPVNKEEAVIPYVAAGKLAHELGLGINAGHDLDLYNLKYLKDNLPFLDEVSIGHALVCDALYLGLENTIQMYLKQLK; via the coding sequence ATGACAAAACTTAGCGTAAACGTTAATAAAATTGCGACAATTCGTAATGCACGTGGAGGCAACAACCCGGATTTGATTCAAGTTGTCAAAGATTGCGAACGCTTCGGCGCACAGGGAATCACTGTTCATCCCAGACCAGACGAAAGACACATCACAGCACAAGATGTCTATCAAATCCAACAAGTCTGTCAGACAGAATTTAATATAGAAGGCTATCCAGACGCTAGGTATTTGAAGTTCATTGAGGAGGTGAGGCCTGCTCAGGCCACATTGGTCCCTGATCCACCAGAGGCAATCACTTCCAATGCTGGCTGGGACACGATCCAACATGAAGCTTATCTTAAAGACATCGTACAGCAAATCCAATCCTTTGGCGTAAGAGTGTCCATTTTCGCAGATCCCGATTTGAGAATCATAGAAGGGGCGGCCAAAATCGGAACCGATCGGATAGAACTCTACACCGAACCTTATGCCACTGGCTACCCTGTCAACAAAGAAGAAGCAGTCATACCCTATGTGGCTGCTGGTAAATTGGCACATGAGTTGGGACTAGGAATCAACGCTGGGCACGATCTGGATCTTTATAATCTTAAATATTTGAAAGACAACCTGCCGTTTTTGGATGAGGTCTCCATAGGTCATGCACTCGTCTGCGATGCCTTGTATTTGGGATTAGAAAACACTATCCAGATGTATTTAAAGCAATTGAAATAA
- a CDS encoding GatB/YqeY domain-containing protein: protein MSLKDQINADIKAAMLAKEKEKLTALRSIKSMILLAETEKGATEEISEDAEMKLLMKAAKQRKDSADLFREQGRDDLADKEEGELEVINHYLPKQLSEEDLKAELQKVIAQVGATGPQDMGKVMGAASKALAGKADGKSISIMVKTLLG from the coding sequence ATGAGCCTCAAAGATCAAATCAACGCTGACATCAAAGCTGCCATGCTGGCCAAAGAAAAAGAAAAGCTAACAGCTCTTAGATCTATCAAATCGATGATCCTACTTGCAGAAACTGAAAAGGGCGCAACGGAAGAAATCTCTGAAGATGCAGAAATGAAGTTGCTGATGAAGGCTGCCAAGCAGAGAAAAGATTCTGCAGACCTATTCAGAGAGCAGGGTCGTGACGATCTAGCAGACAAGGAAGAAGGGGAGCTGGAGGTAATCAATCACTACCTGCCTAAGCAGCTATCAGAGGAAGATCTCAAGGCGGAACTCCAAAAAGTAATTGCTCAGGTGGGAGCTACTGGCCCACAGGATATGGGCAAAGTCATGGGAGCAGCTTCCAAAGCCCTAGCAGGCAAGGCAGATGGCAAGTCTATTTCAATTATGGTCAAAACTTTATTGGGGTAA
- a CDS encoding CvpA family protein, with protein sequence MASLFQLWSKLYWGKQLNVIDIVILVFLVVGAIMGFRKGLLMEIISISAFFIAIILGIRLIDWGVMVLSDFIDGYEGLLPVISFAVIFIIIIIALHLLGKVLKKLLDLTLLGSLDDIAGSLLGIVKWALFISIFFWIYHSFGGEIDHDITSRSLLYEPITSFAPKLFDMLSSIFPFIMDFFEHSEEVINQQEVNV encoded by the coding sequence ATGGCAAGTCTATTTCAATTATGGTCAAAACTTTATTGGGGTAAGCAGTTGAATGTAATTGATATAGTAATACTGGTCTTTTTGGTGGTCGGAGCGATCATGGGGTTTAGAAAAGGGCTCTTGATGGAGATTATTTCTATCTCTGCGTTTTTTATTGCCATCATCTTGGGGATCCGATTGATAGACTGGGGAGTGATGGTGTTATCAGATTTCATAGACGGCTATGAGGGGCTATTGCCTGTCATTTCGTTTGCTGTTATTTTCATCATCATCATCATTGCACTGCACCTGCTGGGCAAGGTGCTCAAAAAATTACTTGACCTGACTTTATTGGGCAGTCTGGATGATATTGCAGGTAGTCTGTTGGGTATAGTCAAATGGGCATTGTTTATCAGTATTTTCTTTTGGATTTATCATTCTTTCGGAGGAGAAATAGATCATGATATCACGAGTAGGAGCCTGTTGTACGAGCCTATCACTTCGTTTGCACCAAAACTTTTTGACATGCTTTCAAGCATATTTCCATTTATCATGGATTTCTTTGAACACTCTGAGGAAGTGATAAATCAACAAGAAGTTAACGTCTGA
- a CDS encoding alpha/beta fold hydrolase, whose protein sequence is MLEVANLKEEGEFQFIEEGEGKVMLLLHGLFGALSNWQSVVEKFSPHYKIIIPMLPIYELPVREAGLGKLIEFLESFIAFKGLEKFDLMGNSLGGHMALMYVLKYPEKVDRLILTGSSGLFENSMGGSFPKRGSYDFIKEKVEYTFYDPKTATKEYIDEIFNTTQSIPKCMRIVGIAKSAQRNNLAHELHQIENETLLIWGLNDTITPPRVGHEFNRLLKNSTLRFIDKCCHAPMMERPDMFNEVLEEFLNKRNTA, encoded by the coding sequence ATGCTTGAGGTAGCTAATTTAAAGGAAGAAGGTGAGTTTCAGTTTATTGAAGAAGGTGAGGGCAAAGTCATGCTCCTGCTTCATGGCTTGTTTGGCGCACTGAGCAACTGGCAATCTGTGGTCGAGAAGTTTTCTCCCCATTATAAAATTATTATCCCGATGTTGCCAATCTATGAACTCCCAGTTCGTGAAGCTGGTTTGGGGAAATTAATCGAGTTTCTGGAGTCTTTCATTGCGTTCAAAGGGCTAGAAAAATTCGACCTTATGGGCAACTCGCTAGGTGGACACATGGCGCTCATGTATGTGTTGAAATATCCCGAAAAAGTGGATCGGTTGATTTTGACGGGAAGTTCTGGTCTATTTGAAAACTCCATGGGAGGTTCTTTTCCAAAGCGAGGAAGCTATGATTTTATCAAAGAAAAAGTAGAATACACATTCTATGACCCCAAAACAGCTACCAAAGAATACATTGATGAGATTTTTAATACGACGCAGAGTATTCCCAAATGTATGCGCATCGTAGGGATAGCAAAATCAGCTCAAAGAAATAATTTGGCTCATGAATTGCACCAAATTGAAAATGAAACGTTATTAATCTGGGGATTGAATGATACAATCACTCCTCCTCGTGTAGGACATGAGTTCAACAGACTGTTGAAAAACTCTACATTGAGGTTCATTGACAAATGTTGCCACGCCCCTATGATGGAGCGCCCCGACATGTTCAATGAAGTGCTTGAAGAATTTTTGAATAAAAGAAATACAGCATGA
- a CDS encoding CBS domain-containing protein, with amino-acid sequence MIARDLINYTIPPLKPSDKVSKAKRWMNEFHIHELPVVQNGEFVGIFNENLLFDQVQGAHRIEEFHLLSAHLHVDQNEHYYEVLKRAYEASSNIVAVLNEEKKYIGCVTIQDVVEAFSKMSAINSPGTIIVASMSMSDYSMAEISRIVESEGGKILSSFIENANQAGMIRLTLKLNLENGSNIISSLQRFGYKITSIYGKGEESTFEKERLDTLMRYLKV; translated from the coding sequence ATGATAGCTAGAGATCTGATTAACTACACCATTCCGCCGCTCAAACCATCTGACAAAGTCTCAAAGGCGAAAAGATGGATGAATGAATTTCATATTCATGAATTGCCAGTGGTACAAAATGGTGAGTTTGTCGGTATCTTCAACGAAAACTTATTGTTCGATCAGGTGCAAGGAGCTCATCGCATCGAAGAATTCCATTTGCTCAGTGCACATCTCCATGTAGATCAAAACGAACATTATTACGAAGTGCTTAAAAGAGCCTATGAAGCCAGTTCTAATATTGTAGCTGTCCTCAATGAAGAAAAAAAATACATAGGCTGTGTCACCATTCAAGACGTCGTAGAGGCATTTTCAAAAATGTCGGCAATCAATAGTCCTGGTACCATCATAGTTGCATCTATGAGTATGTCAGATTATTCTATGGCAGAGATAAGCAGAATTGTAGAATCAGAAGGAGGTAAAATACTCAGCAGCTTTATAGAAAATGCCAACCAAGCCGGAATGATCAGATTGACATTGAAGTTGAATCTAGAAAATGGCTCCAATATTATTTCTTCACTACAGAGATTTGGGTACAAGATCACCTCTATATATGGAAAAGGTGAAGAGAGTACCTTTGAAAAGGAACGCTTAGACACCTTGATGCGCTACCTAAAAGTCTGA
- a CDS encoding NAD kinase yields MRIALHGRINREDSLFYLDQIIEQIQSNNSEIVFSPELFQSAKAHFKTKQFEVIDSKFDSSTIDYYFSLGGDGTLLETVSKVGSLQTPILGINLGKLGFLATINKKDIEPALNSFFAKEFSFDDRMLIHLDSNNSVFEGQNFALNEVAVLKRDTSSMIIVHCYIDGEFVNTYWADGLMVSTPTGSTGYSLSAGGPLVLPQSDSFIITPVSPHNLNVRPLIVSGSSIISFEIEGKGRSFLTSLDSRSYKVDNSVSLSVRKESFSARLIKLNGYNFFDTLRTKLNWGLDIRN; encoded by the coding sequence ATGCGAATAGCCTTACATGGTAGAATAAATAGGGAAGATTCCTTGTTCTACCTAGATCAAATTATAGAACAAATACAGTCCAACAACTCTGAAATCGTATTCAGTCCCGAGTTGTTTCAATCAGCCAAAGCTCACTTCAAAACGAAGCAGTTTGAAGTGATCGATTCCAAATTTGATTCGTCGACCATAGACTATTATTTCAGCTTGGGAGGAGATGGAACCTTGCTAGAGACCGTGTCCAAAGTAGGAAGTCTGCAAACCCCTATTCTTGGTATCAATCTAGGTAAGCTGGGGTTCTTGGCTACCATCAATAAAAAGGACATTGAACCTGCCCTCAACAGCTTTTTTGCAAAGGAGTTTTCTTTTGATGACAGGATGTTGATTCATTTGGATAGCAACAACTCTGTTTTTGAAGGTCAAAATTTTGCCCTCAACGAGGTAGCGGTACTCAAACGAGACACGTCTTCCATGATCATCGTACATTGCTATATAGACGGTGAATTTGTCAATACCTATTGGGCAGATGGATTGATGGTTTCTACACCTACGGGCTCTACAGGTTATTCGTTGAGTGCAGGAGGACCGTTGGTACTACCTCAATCCGACAGTTTTATTATTACACCTGTAAGTCCTCACAATCTCAATGTTAGACCCCTGATCGTTTCTGGTTCTAGTATTATTTCATTTGAAATCGAAGGGAAAGGTAGGTCCTTCTTAACATCCTTAGACTCAAGGTCATACAAAGTAGATAATTCAGTGAGCCTATCGGTAAGGAAGGAGTCTTTTAGCGCTAGATTAATAAAATTGAACGGGTACAATTTCTTTGATACGCTCAGAACTAAACTCAATTGGGGCTTAGATATTAGGAATTAG